The Maylandia zebra isolate NMK-2024a linkage group LG7, Mzebra_GT3a, whole genome shotgun sequence genome contains a region encoding:
- the bhmt gene encoding betaine--homocysteine S-methyltransferase 1, which translates to MAPAGEKKNILKRLDAGEVVIGDGGFVFALEKRGYVKAGPWTPEAAAEHPEAVRQLHREFLRAGSNVMQTFTFYASDDKLENRGQTLSFTGRQINEAACDLAREVANEGDALVAGGVSQTPAYLSGKTEEEVKAIFMKQIDVFVQKNVDFLIAEYFEHVEEAEWAVQVLKASGKPVAATLCIGPEGDLNGVSPGDCAVRLVKAGADIVGINCHFDPETCVKTVKLMKEGVEKAGLKAHYMSQPLAFHTPDCGCQGFIDLPEFPFGLEPRILTRMDMHKYAREAYNAGIRYIGGCCGFEPYHIRALAEELEAERGCLPAGSEKHGSWGSGLSLHTKPWVRARARRDYWEKLKPASGRPFCPSMSTPDSWGVTKGHADLMQQKEATSKEQLEALFDKASQGH; encoded by the exons ATGGCACCAGCGGGAGAAAAGAAG AACATTTTGAAGCGCCTGGATGCAGGAGAGGTCGTTATTGGGGACGGAGGCTTTGTCTTCGCGCTCGAGAAGAGAGGTTATGTAAAAGCCGGGCCGTGGACACCTGAAGCTGCTGCCGAGCACCCCGAAGCGG TGCGGCAGCTGcacagagagttcctgagagcTGGTTCCAATGTCATGCAGACGTTCACTTTCTACGCAAGCGATGACAAACTAGAGAACAGGGGCCAGACTCTGAGCTTCACC GGACGCCAAATAAACGAAGCAGCTTGTGACCTGGCCAGAGAGGTGGCCAATGAGGGTGACGCTCTGGTGGCAGGTGGAGTCTCTCAGACCCCGGCATACCTCAGCGGCAAGACCGAGGAGGAGGTCAAGGCCATCTTCATGAAACAGATCGATGTCTTTGTCCAGAAAAATGTCGACTTCTTGATTGCAGAG TACTTTGAGCACGTGGAAGAGGCTGAGTGGGCAGTCCAGGTTTTGAAGGCTTCCGGTAAGCCAGTCGCTGCGACTCTGTGCATTGGACCTGAAGGGGACCTGAACGGCGTCAGCCCTGGAGACTGTGCAGTCAGACTTGTTAAAGCTG GTGCTGATATTGTTGGCATTAACTGCCACTTTGACCCAGAGACTTGTGTGAAGACTGTGAAACTGATGAAGGAGGGTGTGGAGAAGGCTGGGCTGAAGGCTCACTACATGTCCCAGCCACTGGCCTTTCATACTCCGGACTGCGGCTGCCAGGGATTCATCGACCTGCCGGAATTCCCGTTTG GTCTGGAGCCAAGGATCCTGACCAGAATGGACATGCATAAATATGCCCGGGAAGCATATAATGCTGGGATTCGCTACATTGGAGGCTGCTGCGGATTTGAACCGTATCACATCCGTGCCTTGGCTGAGGAGCTGGAAGCTGAGCGAGGTTGTCTTCCTGCTGGATCTGAGAAGCATGGCAGCTGGGGTAGTGGCCTGTCATTGCACACCAAGCCTTGGGTTAGAGCTAG GGCCCGCCGTGACTACTGGGAGAAGCTGAAGCCCGCCTCTGGCCGCCCCTTCTGCCCCTCCATGTCCACACCTGATAGCTGGGGAGTCACCAAAGGCCACGCTGACCTGATGCAGCAAAAGGAGGCTACCTCCAAGGAGCAGCTGGAGGCTCTGTTTGACAAGGCCAGCCAAGGCCACTGA